One Hevea brasiliensis isolate MT/VB/25A 57/8 chromosome 5, ASM3005281v1, whole genome shotgun sequence genomic region harbors:
- the LOC110640851 gene encoding LOW QUALITY PROTEIN: uncharacterized protein LOC110640851 (The sequence of the model RefSeq protein was modified relative to this genomic sequence to represent the inferred CDS: deleted 1 base in 1 codon), with protein MDINLKKMGEIEDSENRRMVFVTVGTTLCDALVRAMDKKEVKQELYRRGYSHLLIQMGRGFYTPTKSEGEDGSVAVDYFTFSSSIADHLRSASLVISHAGSGSMFETLQLGKPLIVVVNEDLMDNHQSELAEELAERKHLYCARPQTLHHTIADMDLESLLPYPAGDATPVAKLINRFLGFPGD; from the exons ATGGATATAAATCTCAAGAAAATGGGAGAAATTGAAGATAGTGAGAATAGGAGAATGGTGTTTGTAACAGTGGGAACTACATTGTGTGATGCTCTTGTAAGGGCAATGGATAAAAAGGAAGTTAAGCAGGAATTATATAGAAGAGGCTACTCCCACCTTCTCATTCAAATGGGTCGGGGATTCTACACTCCCACCAAG TCTGAAGGAGAAGATGGATCTGTGGCTGTTGATTATTTCACTTTTTCATCAAGTATAGCAGATCATCTAAGATCAGCATCTCTTGTTATCAGCCATGCTG GGTCAGGGAGTATGTTTGAGACTTTGCAGCTTGGCAAACCTCTAATTGTA GTGGTGAATGAAGATCTGATGGACAATCATCAAAGTGAGCTTGCAGAAGAACTAGCAGAGAGGAAACATTTATATTGTGCTCGTCCTCAAACGCTCCATCATACAATAGCAGATATGGATTTGGAGTCTCTTCTCCCATATCCTGCAGGTGATGCAACTCCTGTTGCGAAGCTTATAAATAGGTTTCTAGGCTTCCCAGGTGATTGA